One segment of Triticum aestivum cultivar Chinese Spring chromosome 2A, IWGSC CS RefSeq v2.1, whole genome shotgun sequence DNA contains the following:
- the LOC123190458 gene encoding BAG family molecular chaperone regulator 1 — MARVMHRSSSDGGSSSGWSEAAAAAAGEEERAGWEVRPSGMVVQARDRGADGAAAGVPPRPPPPEIRVRVKYGAATHEVAVSSIATFGELKKALAPRTGLQPSEQLLTYKGRERKNSEFLDRFGVKNKSKLVVSEDPASLERRYIERQRNARIQNANRAIGAIALELDKLADQVTSIEKSVSGGSKVAEVQITTLIELLMRHAVKLESIPADADTSSQKNLQAKRVQKCVEALDVLKVSNARLQTVVVTTKWETFDNSPPVTTKWEIFD, encoded by the exons ATGGCGAGGGTGATGCACCGGTCGAGCTCGGACGGCGGGTCGAGCAGCGGGTGGTCGGAGGCGGCGGCCGccgcggcgggggaggaggagcgggcCGGGTGGGAGGTGCGGCCGAGCGGGATGGTCGTGCAGGCCCGGGACAGGGGCGCCGACGGCGCCGCGGCGGGGGTGCcgcccaggccgccgccgccggagatcaGGGTGCGGGTCAAGTACGGCGCCGCCACCCACGAGGTCGCCGTCTCCTCCATTGCCACCTTCG GTGAGCTGAAGAAGGCGCTGGCGCCGAGGACGGGGCTGCAGCCGTCGGAGCAGCTGCTGACGTACAAGGGGCGGGAGCGGAAGAACTCGGAGTTCCTGGACAGGTTCggcgtcaagaacaagtccaagCTGGTGGTCTCCGAGGATCCGGCGAGCCTGGAGCGGCGCTACATCGAGCGGCAGCGGAACGCCAGGATCCAGAACGCCAACCGCGCCATCGGCGCCATCgccctcgagctcgacaagctcgcCGATCAG GTGACGAGCATCGAGAAGTCGGTGTCCGGCGGGAGCAAGGTGGCGGAGGTGCAGATCACGACGCTGATCGAGCTGCTGATGCGGCACGCGGTGAAGCTGGAGAGCATACCTGCCGACGCCGACACCTCCTCGCAGAAGAACCTCCAG GCGAAGCGGGTGCAGAAGTGCGTGGAGGCGCTGGACGTGCTCAAGGTGTCCAACGCGCGGCTGCAGACGGTGGTGGTGACCACCAAGTGGGAGACGTTCGACAACAGCCCCCCGGTCACCACCAAGTGGGAGATCTTCGACTGA